Proteins encoded within one genomic window of Eurosta solidaginis isolate ZX-2024a chromosome 1, ASM4086904v1, whole genome shotgun sequence:
- the LOC137236457 gene encoding rho GTPase-activating protein 39-like isoform X2, producing the protein MPPKHRKSKTWFAYTCLGINGYLFVFVPPSPTFQPTLLNYINRHRDPSFTTSFPEVGKWRIHVQISHYATVCCRRLDRIVSHGRRQAKRPTEDEVEQARNQILRVGMFGSTIAEVMELQRKNFLSVNYHGYKLHFQSMFCY; encoded by the exons ATGCCGCCAAAACACAGAAAATCCAAAACGTGGTTCGCTTATACCTGTCTGGGAATTAATGGCTATTTGTTTGTCTTTGTTCCACCATCGCCCACTTTTCAGCCAACATTGTTGAA TTACATTAATCGACATCGTGATCCCTCTTTTACCACATCATTCCCTGAAGTGGGCAAATGGCGCATTCATGTACAGATCTCACATTATGCAACTGTTTGTTGTCGACGTTTGGATCGTATTGTCAGTCATGGACGTCGGCAGGCGAAGAGACCTACAGAAGATGAAGTTGAACAAGCGAGG AATCAAATTCTACGCGTCGGCATGTTTGGCAGCACAATCGCTGAGGTTATGGAGTTGCAAAGGAAAAATTTCCTTTCCGTAAACTACCATGGATACAAACTACATTTTCAGAGCAT GTTTTGCTATTGA